The following proteins are encoded in a genomic region of Protaetiibacter sp. SSC-01:
- the rimI gene encoding ribosomal protein S18-alanine N-acetyltransferase, which produces MSATVTLRLATASDLDAIDALETATFPSDAWSREAIASELASAHTHYLVAVDETDAVLGYAGLLAPRGSGQGDIQTIAVAEHARRRGIGATLLDTLLAEARARDAREVFLEVRADNPGAEALYVTRGFERIAVRPAYYQPDGVDAVVMKAELT; this is translated from the coding sequence GTGAGCGCGACCGTCACCCTGCGGCTCGCCACGGCATCCGACCTCGACGCGATCGACGCGCTCGAGACGGCGACCTTCCCGAGCGACGCGTGGTCGCGCGAGGCGATCGCCTCCGAGCTCGCGAGCGCCCACACGCACTACCTCGTCGCGGTCGACGAGACGGATGCCGTGCTCGGCTACGCGGGGCTCCTCGCCCCTCGCGGCTCGGGCCAGGGCGACATCCAGACGATCGCGGTCGCCGAGCACGCCCGTCGCCGCGGCATCGGCGCGACGCTGCTCGACACGCTCCTCGCCGAGGCCCGCGCCCGCGACGCGCGCGAGGTGTTCCTCGAGGTGCGCGCCGACAACCCCGGCGCCGAGGCGCTCTACGTCACGCGCGGCTTCGAGCGCATCGCCGTGCGCCCCGCGTACTACCAGCCCGACGGCGTCGACGCCGTGGTCATGAAGGCGGAGCTGACATGA
- the tsaD gene encoding tRNA (adenosine(37)-N6)-threonylcarbamoyltransferase complex transferase subunit TsaD, with protein sequence MSAPLVLGIETSCDETGIGIVRGTELLANVIASSMDEHARYGGVVPEIAARAHLEALTPAIEEALRTAGVALDELDAVAVTSGPGLAGALMVGVGAAKALAVATGKPFYAVNHLVGHVGADLLNHDPLVGEGELELPTIALLVSGGHTSLLLVRDLVSDVELLGETIDDAAGEAFDKVARLLGLPYPGGPEIDRAAAEGRADAIRFPRGLTAPKDLDRHRYDFSFSGLKTAVARHVEAARAAGEPVPVADVAASFREAVVDVLLTKALAACRDLGVPRLLLGGGVVANRRLRDAAVERCAEAGVALRIPPLSLCTDNGAMIASLAAQLIAAGHAPSSLDVGADSTLPVTQIQA encoded by the coding sequence ATGAGCGCACCCCTGGTGCTCGGCATCGAGACGAGCTGCGACGAGACCGGCATCGGCATCGTGCGCGGCACCGAGCTGCTCGCAAACGTCATCGCGAGCTCGATGGACGAGCACGCCCGCTACGGCGGCGTCGTGCCCGAGATCGCGGCGCGCGCGCACCTCGAGGCGCTCACGCCCGCGATCGAGGAGGCCCTGCGCACGGCGGGCGTCGCCCTCGACGAGCTCGACGCGGTGGCCGTCACGAGCGGGCCGGGCCTCGCGGGGGCGCTCATGGTGGGCGTGGGCGCCGCGAAGGCGCTCGCTGTCGCGACCGGCAAGCCGTTCTACGCCGTCAACCACCTCGTGGGCCACGTCGGTGCGGACCTCCTCAACCACGACCCCCTGGTAGGCGAGGGCGAGCTCGAGTTGCCGACGATCGCCCTGCTCGTCTCGGGCGGCCACACCTCGCTCCTGCTCGTGCGCGACCTCGTCTCCGACGTCGAGCTGCTCGGCGAGACGATCGACGACGCGGCGGGGGAGGCCTTCGACAAGGTGGCCCGGCTGCTCGGCCTGCCCTACCCGGGCGGCCCCGAGATCGACCGTGCGGCCGCCGAGGGAAGAGCGGATGCCATCCGCTTCCCGCGCGGACTCACGGCCCCCAAGGACCTCGATCGGCACCGCTACGACTTCTCGTTCTCGGGACTCAAGACGGCCGTCGCGCGCCACGTCGAGGCGGCGCGCGCCGCGGGCGAGCCCGTGCCCGTCGCCGACGTCGCCGCGAGCTTCCGCGAGGCCGTCGTCGACGTGCTGCTCACGAAGGCGCTCGCCGCGTGCCGCGACCTCGGTGTTCCGCGCCTCCTGCTCGGCGGCGGCGTCGTCGCCAACCGGCGGCTGCGGGATGCGGCGGTCGAGCGGTGCGCGGAGGCGGGCGTCGCGCTCCGCATCCCCCCGCTCTCGCTGTGCACCGACAACGGCGCCATGATCGCCTCGCTCGCCGCCCAGCTCATCGCGGCGGGCCACGCGCCGTCGAGCCTCGACGTCGGCGCCGACTCG